The region TTACATGCTGTTGACACGATCTTAAATACAATCCGTTCCGTGGTATTATGTGTTAGAATTTCTTGGTTCTCGAGGTCATCCGGGCAGCCGtgttttgtagttgttgtAGCTTCGTGACCTCTGTCGCTGGAAGGCCTTAAATAATGGCGTTACAATAGTCTATTTTCGATGAAATTAGGCCATAAAATAGCTGCTCACATTTGCGGCCAGAGAGGTATTCAGTTCTGATTCTCCAGATCGTCACAAGCGACCGATATGTTTATTGGCATACTGTGTTGATATGAGAATTGAAACACAGGTGCTGGTGATCGAGTGTAATACCAAGGTCTCTGACTTAATGAGAGTTTTAATTCATTCACTTGAAGTTaaaggcaaatgaatgcaGAAAAACTTTAAATTAACGAAGAAGAAGGAACGCAAAGCGGCAAGTTTTATCCTCTTGGATGGACATCTGCCTGTTTCCCAGAATGTCTCTTGACAATGAGAAGAGGGTCGCGAAGGGGTAAAATGGGAGCTgggatttgccttttttggaggctgggaaatgggattttgtgcactgggactgggattcatgaaacaaaaacaatagaaaatgagAATGGGATTTAAATTTGAGCAACACAGGCTGGGATTGTGGGATTTGTGCTGggattagaaaaaaacaatttgctGGGAAATGGGATTAGGACCCTCCCTTCATGACCCTCTGAGAACATGCTCCCAAGTCACATAGTCCCGCATTTCTGGACGAAAAATTTGGTACAAAGGAGATCAAATCCTTAAAACTAAGGATCATAGAACAGATATGTACCAGGACTAGGagaataaaatcatttttaaccTGATTTTTTAAATCATTGAGCATAGTTTTAAACAATATTCTCTTATATTAATTTCACTGTGTGCTCAGCTAATTATTTATGCAGAACAACTATTTTCATTGCTTAGGTTCAAGTCCTTTACTGcgaaataaaaagcaaaaaattctCGAATACACAGACATTTTGTTGCTCTTATTTTACGGTTTGGTATTTTACAAATAAGCTAAACGTAAATTTCACGTGCAgagatcattaattttaaaagcacTTGCAAAAGTAATATGTTTTCATCTGTCGTCACATTTCACGGCTGAAAATTTTTAATCTAACCGCATTTCAATTTTGACAGGTATGTCAGCTAAAACCAGTTACATCAAGATACTGTCATCTTCGGCCAAGGGCCTGTTTACGAAAGGTAAGCAACTTTGAGTTTACTGCtcatattttgaaattaaGATTCATATCTTGCGAAGTCAAGTGAACATTCTCCGAATAGAACCACATGCACTTAATTTAAACCTTGACAAAACGAAGGAGGCGGGCTCTCTTTTCAGAGACCGATTTCCCACAACAAATTTGTTGGTAGCAACAAATATTCCGCGGTAAAATGATTAACGTGAGTCAACAAGACGGCAGCACATTCTTTTCGTATGGTTTGTTGCTTTTGCTGTGGAAGTCTCGACGATAAAAGGTCCTATTCCGGTCTTATCAAATTGACATATGCCATCCGAAAATACCTTTTTCACTTTACACGAACCACACCGTGCGAATAAAACCATCAGCTGtagaaataacagaaaaaaaatcagtgccagctcattgttttgtttgagtcaAACTCTTCAAATAAAGCAAGTGCGAAGTGTAACTTCTTAGTAAAAAATACTTATCTTACCAATACTGTATAAAACGACCTTGGcctgaaaataagaaagaaaaaaggagagaCGTTTTAAATTCATTATTGGTTCGTATTTAAGGAAGACAGACAGTTTGAGAGTTTACTTAAAAGGAGcgaatatttcatttttcatttcaaccaATTCGGTGCTTTTCATTGGTCAATGTTTGAAAAATCTACAAACAATAGTTACGGCAGTTAAATTAATTGTACTTTAGGTGTCGCGCAATTTACTTTCTCAAGTTTGATTGAAGCAAATGAGTTGGTGCAAGTAACCCAGCCATCGTAACAAGATTTTCGCGGTGATGCTTCGTGCGTCAAAACgtgaaaattgtaaaaactTACTATCCTTTCAGATTTCATTTCATACACGTAACAGTAGAAGTTCTTGGCCAGAGCACACGACGATTCcctgaacaaaataaaatcagattTACTGAGTGTTGTTTAATAAACAACCAAGCTTCATCCACATCGATGCGTTGTTCATATAAAGTACGAACTTTGACCTACATTTACTTGTACCTATATAGTCCAAAATACAACGTAATCACTTTATGTATTTAAACCGTATCTAGGTGATAGGAAGATTGACAATGGCCAAATCAAACCAGTGCACGTGTTGGGAAGACTAACAGTAGTCCAAGAAAAACCTCGGGGCAgagtagaaaaaaaatccacagTACAAAACCGCATTTGGATGGCAAGTGCCGAACCACAAAGAACCGAAAGGTTGAAATGTACCATAGAATCGTTTCAAAAGCTGAAATCATTTTCTCACAAACTAAGACGTCGAAAGCTCAGCCAAACTATCACTtcaaaaagaaaccaaagatTACCATATGAGCCACCCATAGTTACCCATGAACTGAAGAGAAGTGTAttccacaaaaaaacaacaacaacaaaaccaaaaaaaacaaaaacaaaaaaaaagattcaacTTCGAGTTATCACTAACTAGTTACCCCGAAACGAAAGCAATGAGATGTTTGCAGTCCTCTCTTTGGCCACAAGCGGAAGTCTCGGTAAAGGAATGAACTCCCAAAACCTAAAAATACCAGATGACTATATGTCACATTATTCCTCCTTTGCCTTtcagaattgaaaatttgttttttttgggcTAGTTTCTTCCGATTTGGAAACACATGGAGGCAGATATGTTTTTCTGACCTTTGACGTTTCTTGATCCGTGACGACGATGTTCGTCTCAGAAAGGTTTAAATAAACAGcctattgaaagaaaatctcATGAGCATCAAATGATCCACAGGTTAACCAAGCACAAATAATGCCTAATCATCAGATACTGGCGATTTCTCGTACAGCTAATTAAAGTTCTGAGATAAACTaataagataaaataaaagacaCCTATAATGATACCTTAGGTTCGTTTCTTTGCTTTAAGACTTCCAAAACAGAATCTTCTATAACGCCAACACCTCCATCCTGTTAAAGGAAGGCCGATTGAAACTATTACGTTATTTGATAGTGTGCGAGTTTGTACCTACAACAGATAATACGCCTCTGTGCCTTACATACTCAACAACTTTTATCACACAGTTACGAGAAGAAAATTTCGCTGTGATCCAGCGGGCAAGCTAGCCTTAAAATTGGTTTATTATCCAGGGCTCGAATACTTTCGAGATTGCAAGACGTCTCTCATCAAAATGTTCTATCCAAAGTGCTTTTTTTAACAGGAACGGAATACATTCTTAAGTGAGCCTGGCCCAGACCCTCACCTCTCCAACATTCACTTTTCCATAATATTTGGCAGAGTATATTGCGCTGCAAAGAAAAGCACAATCAGGGAAATTTTCGTGGTTCGTTTTTACATTAGCATTTAAAGTGCGGATTATTGTGAACTATGATATAAGAGCAAAAAATAAGCGCTGGTTTCCAAACggcaaaagaaattaaatttgcgACAGCATGATGCAACTTTGAGGAAAAGACACAAATTCTACCTTCTTAGGTTAAATGAAGTGCCCTTAAACAATTTGAAGTATTTAAATCACTTCTGAATCAAAGCCACAGTGTTAGACtcaagattttctttgcctttttttcccaTCAGCTAATAAGCGCACCATTACCAGGTTGACCGTTTTAAATTTATGGAGCAAAGTTTTCTTTCGATAGAAATGGCCGTTTTCATGAAACTCGTGAGCTTCTTATGATGTGCTCATTTCAAACTTGTTTAGTCTTAAGGAAAACATTCACTTTAAAAAACTGATTTATCTATAGCAATTAATCTGTAAGCAGCAGTCTAAGCATGCGCGAATGAAGAAGTCAACTGTACATTGTGTCCGAAGCGTGAACTGGCGTCTCTTCAAATCCGGCAAGTTGTTGTGGGGCTCTGTCAAAATCATTCAGGTCCTCCTTGTAAGGGTCAGCCGATATGACTGCCATACGCTCCGAAGAGGGCGGGAAATCTTTGCCATTACGAAGTTTACCCTGAAAAGATATAAATCGATCATGACTCGACCAAACACGAAAAAAGGGCGAGGGCTACTAAGCGGAGCTGAACCAATGAGCTCGGAGCAGCAAATGATTGTCGGTCTCGATCGAACAATTTCAGATGAAACTTGGCTCTTGCCTGTTCAAACATTGCTTGCGATCGGACAATGTTTTCGAATTCGAACATTTACTAACCAAGCTGAAGCGTGCTGCCGGTGTCTTGCAAACGACGTGTTAAATGGGGAAATATTTAGCGATGAAGCTATCCTTGACTGACAACTACGCACTATACTTTCCTCATTTTCCAATTGCAAACCACATTCGAATGAAAACTGATCGAAGGGAACAAAAAGCTCTAATAGAATAGCTGGTACTTAGTATTGTTGAGCCTACAGGCAAAGCTTCGTTTGCTTAAGACTTCATGCAGAAGAGGCTTCTATGGgtcaaaacaatggaaaatgaccccttggcctcgtttatgtgtcaaaaccgctgataactgtacGAGCAGCTATTTGGGTTTTGTATAACGAAAACTGACGTTTAGTCGGACTCGTGTCCTTTCAAGAaagacaaatttttttcagctttgtcTACTCTAATGAATGTTAATCTCAATTTGATCTTCAACTATTGTACAGCTCTCAATGAAGCTGCCACATGTACagttaaattaaaatgaacCAAACGTCCCATACACGCTTCCGAAAGAAACCTTGAATGAACTAACACATCCAAGGACAAAAAGATAATGGAAACGAAGCCTTACCTTCACCAACGTGAAAGACACAGGTCGGCCTATGTTTCTCCCAAGTAACTCAGCAACCTATAAGTCAAACAGAAGTGAACACGTTTGGCACATGGAAGGAATTATTTGACTTAGAAAAGACACTCAAATGTGAAGCGGAAATTGCATCTACGTCACAGTTACCTTTGctggttttgttttgagcAACGGAATTCCTAGCACATCGTCCAGCGTGTCACCGTAGGCAATTCCCGCCTGAAAGACGGGTAGAGGGTTTAGTTTCTAACAAAACTGTGTTGCCGTGTCGGTGAGGAAGCGAAATACGAAAATTTGGGGTCAACTTACACGATCGCAAAGAAATAACGAAGCTGTCCTTTGAAGCGTTAGTTCTTTGTCAGGGCAAATGTCGAATTGGTTCTGACAAAGGGCTTTTGTGACAAAAATTCGAAGAGACTGTGCTGCGCAATAATGCGGATGAGTGGTAAAGGAAAGTTCAAATTTGCGCACAAGAATTTTAAATGTGAACCAAACGTTGCGGGGGTACTCCCTCTTTATCAGtggtttgaaatcaacttTAATTTAAAATGCGCTTGCAACGTAACgcttaaataaaaacaaaaatcgcaAAGTTTACTGACAAAGGGTTAACGTTCTGGccacagttgttcaaaggttgaaTAATACTATCCAGCCGATGAATATCACTATACatcttattccaaaatggcggccaataaattattttttttttgcatgtttagtagccctctttgcctcattttcacttcaaaattcttttgttttttatccaTGTTGATGAGCccaagagggctaattaacatgctaacaaaagaataatttatcgGCCGCCTTTTTGGAATAAGGCGTATCTACCCTTATGACTTTGTTtaacaccaaattttcgtgaaaGAAACGAAACTCAGACAGTAACGATAATGCTTCCCCTCCTTTAAGCAACGGACGAGGTAAATCATAGGGTTTTTGGTATTACTCACATCTTCCGCCGCGCTGTTTGCTCGTACGCTGGCCACCATGACTCTGTTGTTCACAGTCCTgtaaaattcaaaagcatGCAAGCCACGATTAatctcttaaaaaaaaaggcattgGACAATCTGAAACCTGGATGAGAAGAATTTTCTGACATCTCGATCACTGATAAAGCGATAAAAAAGTCTTATTTCGCTATGCTTTAATTTTCTGGCGTCCCAAGTACAAACTATAGCATTCTGAGCTATGCCATATCTTAACAAGGTATATCTTtctccatttttttgttcaagcTGTAACGCACGACGTTTCATATAAAAGATGTCTTTTAGCGCTCTTTCCAATCAATTGTTTTGTGTTTAACTGGTGAGAGAATAGGAACAATACGAGAGGGAACCAAATGTTGCTAATTAGGCAGCCTCGGGCAACTTCACTTTTCAGAACTGTTTTGCGCGTAATTGTTTAACGCGTTAcgtcaacaaacaaaaaagatgtcaATGCGCGTGACATTATTGCGCGCGCATTGAGTTAGAGAGAGCTTatcaataggcgaatctttgtttacactttttgcctcattaacatatgcttatcactatctgatgtcgctaataaaataaaaactctgaatattgaaagggaataacagtttaagttttctctgaaaatttgagtccaattaatcgaatggtttcggagaaattctcttcttaaaactcgaaattttacaggggatgtacggctcattaacttttctgccacacagcaatttcgcagtttttgatgtctgatatttccttcaatactgcttgcaaagagctgaaaattgcacaaattgctcaacttaatcagctctttcaacttttgcatctagctcatatatacggccactgcttctattaggtaagtcgtatgctaatgagcaaaaatgtaaacaatgacgtcagcaaagattcgcctatagctAACCCACAATAATCCAATATTACTGGCTGACCTTACAACCAATCCAAGCTCTTTACAAGGCACAATGTCAACAAGGCGGATTTCctttaaacaataaaaaagaaagagattCGATTACTTTTGCACTGTATGCATAAGTCActaaacaaacgaaaaacacAAAGACTGTGGCTAAAATATATGACAAATGCAGAAGAGCGGTAAAAACTCACAGGAATAAGCCAAGACTCGGACAAAAAACTGCAATtctgaaagaagaaaaggacTCTACGTTAAGCCACTGTCGCTGAGCAGAAATGAATCTTTAAGAAGAGTAACGACGCACATGCAGACACTAACATACCTTCAAATCCAAATCAAACACGTGTTTGCCCAATTCTTTTAAAATGTCTATGAAAGTTTCTGCAGAAAGTAAAATCCACTATTGTTATAGATGATGCACGTTTCACATATCACATTTCACCTTCCAGTTGTACAGTGCTCATGTCAACTTGAACGCGTGTTGACACGCTTACTTCCGAAACGTGCGCGCTTTTACATAAATCGAGTATCACGTCGATGCGTTAACTTGTTATGCGTTCTCACTTAATCTAGCCCTTTGACCATTTAAAAAGGCCTTTATTTACGTTAAAATTAAGTTAAGTTTCCCTTGTGCTTGGAAGAGAGGCACACGGGGTAAGCGGAGCAAAGTAAATGGGTTCGCGCGCTAGCAACTCGCAGGGATGTGCCGCTACTTCTTCTTTTCCCCTGTCGCTGGCGGCTCCCACGCACGAAAGATAAACGAAAACATTTAGAAGAATAATGAAACGACAACTTAAGACCTCACGTTATTAACTGAtactaaaacaagaaattgttcTTTCTAACCTTTCATAGCTTTGTTCCGGAAAACAGAGGTGTCATCATACCAGTACTATAAAATCGACATGGAAAATGTGAGTTTCCGAGTTATCGACAAAGCATATGTGCTGGGTTaatatagacctctttcataatggcgatcaaatttaatattcttttgttttaatgctaataagccttaaAAGCCTCGcagccatgggcaaaattcaaaagaatgcttaaaccaaagtgaggccagtaggtctaattaacataaatacaaagaataacaaaatacgCCGCCATTTATAAAAGAGGTCTATAAACTCCCATTCCTGTGTATGTATGGAATTCGTTTCCAAAAGGTTCCTACTCTTGCAGTTTGACAAGGTAATCCCCTTCAgacttgaatttttcaggtcttcGTTCACTGCTGTTCTAATTTAGATGATCACGTGAACCTTGTGGTCCATATCTTGTTCGTTCTTTAAGTTTGACTTTAGAACTTGCAGTGCATATAGAATGTTGTTGCTATTTAAACGCCTGTTTTCAATGGGTGAGCCAAGAGCCCTTGCCATTTATCAGACTCGGAACTCGTTGGCCGAATGGGTCAATCAAACGCGTCCGTACTTTCTAAACCGGCCTAGGGCCTAACTGGTCATCCTCTGGGAGCAGGGTTAGTTTGGCTAGAGGAAATGGTTCTCACAGTTGGGCAGATCTGACGCGTTCTAGTTGACTATTGGCTGATCCGGTCAGCCAGTACTGACCAAAAGTAAGCATCCTAAGCCAAAACTCACACAATCAATCCCGTGCTAAGCTGAACTCAAAAAAAGTACATTAATAGAcccttttcataaatggctgccaattataaattcttttataattattaaaattagcCTGACTAACCTCGTTTTTGAGTTGataattcaaaagaatttttactcCCAAACGAGTTTAGTGAGGCTAATTTAAATGCATACAAAAGGATTttaaattggcagccatttatgaaaagggTCTATACATTCATCAAAGAAtgaacaattgaaaattggcgaacaaagcaaagaatCACGAATCACAAAGTTCAATTATAATTATCCTTGGAACTGCACAAATATACCTTGGCAACGGATGGATTTGCAATCAGACTTTGAATCGTGTACAGAAGAAGCCTTTTCATCAGGGAAAAGCGGATGAACTGACGGCCATAACCCTGGAGTGAATTGATCTACAGATACAGTGGATTTCAAGTTAATAACacgaatgaaaaacaacttttcCGTAGCATATCAGcagatttgaaattttttcacaGTTCTTTCGCTTGATTCTTGAATTTTGGTATTAAATGGGAATCATAGCAGGTTTTTCTTGTCAGGCACTGTTAATATAGTAGCAAGCCCTCCCCAGTCAGGAGCAGGTTTAGCGCAGGGGTGACAGCACTCACCCTTTCACCGTGAGCACAGGGTTCCAGGCGATTCGCGGATTCAACCACATAATCAGGAAGGAGTTCATTGGTTCTCGTCAGACCTCTGGGAGGTTTTACTGGTTAATTTGGTTCTACCCCTCTCCCACCCCGATAAAAAACgttgatttaattattttaaatctGATATCAGTTGATTCCCATTCTGCTCAGTGTTCAAAACACTTTTGCTTGGCCAAACTAAGATAAGggcttgaaaaaaaactcaTTATAGCTTCCACATGACATCATTTTCCAACATTTGTATCTCATTTATCCTACCTTCTTGAAGGACTTGACAAATGTGATCCCATGCACATACGCCAGCCTTTGCCTgctaaaaaaaagaccaaagcTAAACCAATCGATTCCCCACTTGAATCTGATTATTCGATTGTAAGTGTTAACTTACTTGTCATTCAGAAGTCGACGGGCGAGTGCTTCCATCCAGTTCCAATAATCCCATTTCTTCAGGCCAAAAACTGAAGCTAAGAATTTCCGATATTTCAATCACTGATTTTTTAATCGACGTGGAGTTACGTTTTAAGGCCAAAGTAAACTTTGTGTGACCAGCCGGCCGTTTTGCCTTCAAGAGCTCGTTCATTTCTTGGAACGTCAAGCAGCCCCGTTTATTGATAGTGGGCGTTGCTTGACACCAGataccaaaaacaaaatgtattaATAACTaaacaaaatgatatttttaacCAAGCGATAGCAACCGCGAAAGTCtccattttcaaagtaaatCTTAAGTTTTCGCTGAGAGGTAAGGGGAGACATAGGT is a window of Acropora palmata chromosome 11, jaAcrPala1.3, whole genome shotgun sequence DNA encoding:
- the LOC141896751 gene encoding uncharacterized protein LOC141896751 isoform X2, which encodes MGSLRAEIRLSHLKDGVLELESSLKKPIRDDNPFLPLICGGIEAVLRRGLKTSVFGLKKWDYWNWMEALARRLLNDKQRLAYVHGITFVKSFKKINSLQGYGRQFIRFSLMKRLLLYTIQSLIANPSVAKYWYDDTSVFRNKAMKETFIDILKELGKHVFDLDLKNCSFLSESWLIPEIRLVDIVPCKELGLVVRTVNNRVMVASVRANSAAEDAGIAYGDTLDDVLGIPLLKTKPAKVAELLGRNIGRPVSFTLVKGKLRNGKDFPPSSERMAVISADPYKEDLNDFDRAPQQLAGFEETPVHASDTIAIYSAKYYGKVNVGEDGGVGVIEDSVLEVLKQRNEPKAVYLNLSETNIVVTDQETSKVLGVHSFTETSACGQREDCKHLIAFVSGESSCALAKNFYCYVYEMKSERIAKVVLYSIADGFIRTVWFV
- the LOC141896751 gene encoding uncharacterized protein LOC141896751 isoform X1 produces the protein MGSLRAEIRLSHLKDGVLELESSLKKPIRDDNPFLPLICGGIEAVLRRGLKTSVFGLKKWDYWNWMEALARRLLNDNRQRLAYVHGITFVKSFKKINSLQGYGRQFIRFSLMKRLLLYTIQSLIANPSVAKYWYDDTSVFRNKAMKETFIDILKELGKHVFDLDLKNCSFLSESWLIPEIRLVDIVPCKELGLVVRTVNNRVMVASVRANSAAEDAGIAYGDTLDDVLGIPLLKTKPAKVAELLGRNIGRPVSFTLVKGKLRNGKDFPPSSERMAVISADPYKEDLNDFDRAPQQLAGFEETPVHASDTIAIYSAKYYGKVNVGEDGGVGVIEDSVLEVLKQRNEPKAVYLNLSETNIVVTDQETSKVLGVHSFTETSACGQREDCKHLIAFVSGESSCALAKNFYCYVYEMKSERIAKVVLYSIADGFIRTVWFV